Below is a genomic region from Gemmatimonadales bacterium.
ATTGAACACGCCGGTCGCCTGGCCCTTGTACAGGCCCGCTTTGATGAGACCCTCCTGCGCCTCCTTGATCTGGTCCTTGGTCCACGCCGCGTGATGAGTCGCGGCCGTCTTGCTGGCGGCCTTGGCGCCCGTATCCTGCTTCGCGGCCGGCGGGGTCTGCGTGTGCTGCATTGACGGGGTCGCGGTCGGCTTGGTCGGCGCAGCGGTCTGGGCCGCCAGCGCTCCCGCCGACAGGGTACCCGCCACGATGGCTGAGACCAGGGCGAACTTCCGGATCATACGCTCCTCCTTGGGGGGAACTGCGAACCCGCGGCAAGCGCGCCGCGAGTGATGTCCCAGGAGGAAGGCAATCGACATGCCATCGGCACATCGGTCTGCTGGTGGGAAAAGCGGCTCGTTCGGCTGACCAGGGGCGAAATCATCGAGCCATTCTGTCCCGGCCGGGCCACTCTGGCCGTCACGAGAGCCGGCGGGGAAGATTCCAGCGTTGGATCATCCGACTGAGGGTGCGGCGCGAGATTCCCAGGATCCGCGAGGTCTCTTCCCGGTTGCCGCCGCAGGCGGCCAGCACACGCATCACATGGTCCCGCTCCACCGATTCGAGTGACCGCATCGGGCCGGGGTCCGGCACCGGGGTCGCGTCCGCTCCCGGGCTGGAGGCGGGCGGATGGACCTCGGTCGGCAGGTGCTCGTAGCCGATCACGTCCTGCTCGGCGAGCAGCATCGCCCGCTCGAGCACATTCTGCAGCTCGCGGATGTTTCCCGGCCACTCGTACCCCAACAGGCGGCGCTGCGCCTCGGGATCGACCGCCACCGGGCCGCGCCCGTGGCGCGTGGCCAGCTCGCGAAGGAAGTGGTCCATCAGAAGCGGGATGTCCTGCCGGCGCTCGCGCAGGGGCGGCAACGCGAGGGTAACCACGTTGAGGCGGTAGTAGAGGTCCTCCCGGAATCCCCCCTGGCGCACCAGCTCCGGCAGATCCCGATGGGTGGCCGCGACGACCCGGACATCGACCTTCACCGGCGTCTCCGAGCCCACCGGCACGATCTCGTGCTCCTGCAGGGCCCTGAGGAGGCGGGACTGGAGCGGCTGTGAGATGTCGCCGATCTCGTCCAGGAACAGCGTGCCGTGGTCCGCCTCGCGAAACAGTCCCGGCCGTGAGGTCGTGGCGCCGGTGAACGCGCCGCGCACATGACCGAACAGCTCGCTCTCCAGCAGCCCCTCGGCCAGCGCGGAGCAGTTGACCGCGACGAATCGCCGGTTCGCCCGCTCGGAAAACTGGTGAATCGTCCGCGCCACCAGCTCCTTGCCCGTGCCGGTCTCACCGGTCACCAGCACGGTGGCCTGGGACGGCGCCACCCGCGCCAGTGTCTTCATCACCTGGATGATCGCGGGACTATGGCCCACCAGCTCGGGTTCCCGCTGACCCCCCGCTTCATGGACCTGGACCCCGCCGGCGTGCTCTCGGCGATCGGAGGCCAGCCGGCGCCGGCCGAGGGCGCGGGCTAGCGTCTCTCGCAGCGCGGCGATGTCGTAGGGC
It encodes:
- a CDS encoding peptidoglycan-binding domain-containing protein; translation: MIRKFALVSAIVAGTLSAGALAAQTAAPTKPTATPSMQHTQTPPAAKQDTGAKAASKTAATHHAAWTKDQIKEAQEGLIKAGLYKGQATGVFNADTRKALKEYQKQNKLRVTGRLSDSTLAKLKTT
- a CDS encoding sigma-54 dependent transcriptional regulator — translated: MTLAAPAGAPARLLLVDDDEAACRLLAEVLEREAYRVVTALSADEALAALDQPVPFDAILTDLRMPAKSGLDLLRIVRERDPAALVLVLTAFGDAAAAGDAIRAGAYDFISKPYDIAALRETLARALGRRRLASDRREHAGGVQVHEAGGQREPELVGHSPAIIQVMKTLARVAPSQATVLVTGETGTGKELVARTIHQFSERANRRFVAVNCSALAEGLLESELFGHVRGAFTGATTSRPGLFREADHGTLFLDEIGDISQPLQSRLLRALQEHEIVPVGSETPVKVDVRVVAATHRDLPELVRQGGFREDLYYRLNVVTLALPPLRERRQDIPLLMDHFLRELATRHGRGPVAVDPEAQRRLLGYEWPGNIRELQNVLERAMLLAEQDVIGYEHLPTEVHPPASSPGADATPVPDPGPMRSLESVERDHVMRVLAACGGNREETSRILGISRRTLSRMIQRWNLPRRLS